From Mucilaginibacter rubeus, a single genomic window includes:
- a CDS encoding HAD-IIB family hydrolase: MKKLIIFDLDGTLAESKAALDQEMATLLTNLMKVAKVAIISGGDWPQFEKQVLSNLPGKKSIKNLSILPTCGTKYYQYKKGSWKKLYSEDFTDTERQEIVSKLNEAIDASGIKFRKTWGDQIEDRGSQITFSALGQHAPLEEKKKWDPKYAKRKKIKAILDKTLAGFSVQIGGSTSIDITKPGIDKAYGIHKLQHTLEISIKQMIFIGDALFEGGNDHPARTTGADCIQVRDPEETKRVVEGIILCLK; encoded by the coding sequence ATGAAAAAACTCATCATATTTGATTTGGACGGCACCCTTGCCGAAAGTAAGGCCGCGCTTGATCAGGAAATGGCCACGCTTTTGACCAATTTGATGAAAGTTGCAAAAGTGGCCATTATATCGGGCGGCGACTGGCCTCAGTTTGAAAAGCAGGTACTGTCGAACCTGCCCGGCAAAAAATCAATTAAAAACCTGTCCATCTTACCAACCTGTGGTACCAAATATTATCAGTATAAAAAAGGTAGTTGGAAAAAACTTTATTCAGAAGATTTTACAGATACAGAAAGGCAGGAGATTGTCAGTAAATTAAATGAAGCCATTGATGCCTCCGGGATTAAATTCAGGAAAACATGGGGCGATCAGATAGAAGATCGCGGCAGTCAGATTACTTTTTCTGCATTAGGCCAGCATGCACCGTTGGAGGAAAAGAAAAAGTGGGACCCCAAATACGCAAAACGTAAAAAGATTAAAGCCATACTTGATAAAACCCTCGCCGGCTTTTCGGTACAAATTGGAGGATCTACCTCTATTGATATAACAAAACCCGGAATTGACAAAGCTTATGGCATTCATAAGTTGCAGCATACTTTAGAGATCAGCATCAAGCAAATGATTTTTATAGGTGATGCTTTGTTTGAGGGAGGTAATGACCACCCGGCTCGTACAACCGGGGCGGATTGTATCCAGGTGCGCGATCCGGAAGAAACCAAGCGTGTTGTTGAAGGAATAATCCTTTGCCTGAAGTAA
- a CDS encoding carbohydrate binding family 9 domain-containing protein, with amino-acid sequence MPFKYPCLLAAKTLLIVVFCLTTCFYAAAQKKNAGYKYHIRRAASAINVDGVMNEQAWMQADSAGDFFMVLPMDTSKATVKTEVRMTYDDKNLYIIAINYNSVPGPYMVESLKRDFNFVKNDNFLIFMDPFDARTDGFSFGANAAGGQWDGSMYEGGKVDLSWDNRWYSAVKNYPDKWIWEASIPFKSIRYKKGIKEWGINFSRNDLKTAEKSSWTPIPRQFPTASLAYTGTLVWDEAPPTASSNVSIIPYALTGLSKDYQHNTKTEYKHEIGGDAKISVTPSLNLDLTVNPDFSQVDVDQQVINLNRYELFFPEKRQFFLENGDLFANFGYSDIRPFFSRRIGLNVPIDFGARLTGKLDKDWRIGAMDIQTGGSGSVSQAPENYGIITLQRRVLDRSNIGFLFINKDATANIPGTNTGSAAYNRNIGAEFNLASRSNIWTGKVLALKSFTPGVSGHDYVVSDHFQYLSKYWTVYMQEEYVGKNYNAEVGYVPRVGYIKLSPLLLRNFFPKQGDILSHGIQLTSNYFFDESFHRTDNESILSYLITFRNRATLSVSGLNDYVRLLKPYDPTNIGKGLLPTGSEHNWNTIDVQFVSKPQNVFTYLLEASHGGYYDKGTRNSITSLIGYRFQPYVNIAINTSFNDLRLPQPFGHNTFWLVGPKIDVTFTNTLYFTTYVQYNQQIDNININTRLQWRYKPASDLFIVYGDNTTPSPYTVKNRQLTLKWTYWCNL; translated from the coding sequence ATGCCCTTCAAATACCCCTGTCTGCTTGCCGCAAAAACGTTATTAATTGTTGTGTTTTGCTTAACTACCTGTTTTTATGCAGCTGCACAAAAAAAGAACGCGGGCTATAAGTACCACATCCGCAGGGCTGCTTCAGCTATTAATGTTGATGGGGTGATGAATGAGCAGGCCTGGATGCAAGCTGATTCTGCCGGCGACTTTTTTATGGTGCTACCCATGGATACCAGCAAGGCTACCGTTAAAACCGAAGTGCGGATGACTTATGATGATAAAAACCTGTACATCATAGCCATTAATTATAATTCTGTACCCGGTCCCTATATGGTTGAATCCCTGAAGCGTGACTTTAATTTTGTGAAGAATGACAACTTCCTGATTTTCATGGATCCTTTTGATGCCCGAACCGATGGTTTTAGCTTTGGAGCAAATGCTGCAGGAGGGCAATGGGACGGCAGCATGTACGAGGGTGGGAAAGTTGACCTGAGCTGGGATAACCGCTGGTATTCGGCAGTGAAAAATTATCCTGACAAGTGGATCTGGGAGGCTTCTATTCCCTTTAAAAGTATCCGCTATAAAAAAGGGATCAAGGAGTGGGGGATCAATTTTAGTCGCAATGACCTTAAGACAGCCGAAAAATCGAGCTGGACACCAATCCCGAGGCAATTTCCCACAGCTTCATTGGCCTATACCGGTACCTTAGTTTGGGATGAGGCCCCTCCAACGGCAAGTAGCAATGTATCTATAATCCCGTATGCGCTTACTGGCTTATCCAAAGATTATCAGCACAATACCAAAACCGAATATAAACACGAGATAGGGGGCGATGCTAAAATCTCGGTGACGCCATCGCTAAACCTCGATTTAACGGTTAATCCTGATTTTTCGCAGGTGGACGTTGATCAGCAGGTAATTAACCTGAACAGATATGAATTGTTCTTTCCCGAAAAACGGCAGTTCTTTTTAGAGAATGGAGATTTGTTCGCCAATTTCGGTTATTCAGATATCCGCCCGTTTTTTTCACGACGGATAGGCTTAAATGTACCTATCGATTTTGGCGCGCGGCTGACAGGTAAGCTGGATAAAGACTGGCGTATTGGCGCTATGGATATTCAAACCGGTGGCTCAGGAAGCGTATCGCAAGCTCCTGAAAATTATGGTATTATCACATTGCAAAGGCGTGTGCTTGATCGTTCCAATATCGGTTTCCTGTTTATCAATAAAGATGCTACAGCTAATATCCCCGGCACCAATACAGGATCGGCTGCTTACAACCGTAACATAGGCGCGGAGTTCAATCTGGCGTCCCGCAGCAATATCTGGACGGGTAAGGTATTGGCCTTAAAGTCGTTTACGCCGGGGGTAAGCGGCCATGATTATGTAGTGTCCGATCATTTTCAATACCTGAGCAAATACTGGACGGTGTACATGCAGGAAGAATACGTTGGCAAAAACTATAATGCCGAAGTGGGGTATGTGCCCCGCGTTGGTTATATCAAGTTAAGTCCGTTGCTACTTCGTAATTTTTTTCCTAAGCAGGGGGATATTCTGAGTCATGGCATTCAGCTTACTTCTAACTACTTTTTTGATGAGTCGTTTCATCGTACAGATAATGAAAGTATCCTGTCGTACCTGATCACTTTCCGTAACCGGGCTACATTATCTGTATCAGGCTTAAATGATTATGTAAGGTTGTTAAAACCTTATGATCCTACTAACATAGGTAAAGGCCTGTTGCCAACCGGGTCCGAACATAATTGGAATACTATCGATGTTCAGTTTGTATCCAAGCCGCAAAATGTATTTACCTATTTGCTGGAAGCATCGCATGGTGGGTATTATGATAAAGGAACCCGTAACAGCATTACGAGTTTAATAGGCTATCGCTTTCAGCCTTATGTAAATATCGCTATCAATACCTCATTTAATGACTTAAGGTTGCCCCAACCCTTTGGACATAACACTTTTTGGCTGGTAGGCCCGAAGATTGATGTTACTTTCACCAATACCTTGTATTTTACCACCTATGTTCAATATAATCAGCAGATAGATAATATCAATATCAACACCCGCCTGCAATGGCGTTATAAACCTGCATCTGACCTGTTTATTGTTTATGGCGATAACACCACACCATCTCCTTATACAGTAAAAAACCGCCAGCTTACTTTAAAGTGGACATACTGGTGTAACCTATAG
- a CDS encoding TonB-dependent receptor plug domain-containing protein: MKKRLPVFFYKQRLPIKGGCLLLVVTQVALGSKALAQSDTTKKLNEVKVSSSAIPQIQSSAPAQSISTNDFKRTASFNVADAIRNFAGVNISDYGGIGGLKTVSVRSLGADNTAVLYNGVQLNDAQNGQIDLSKFNLNNVEEIVLYNAQPTDILQTARAYASANVLAIRTIHPVLDARKPYNIIAGIKGGSFGLVNPYLQWQQRLSKYWSFVINSSVQEANGRYKYREAGDGSDTLATRKNGDVHVQQADGGLYWAKSDSDKFNLQFNFYNSKRGLPGPVVYYAAPTNQRLQNRDFFIQSGYLHKAVSGLQLLINAKYAHSYVRYLDTGVYNNSGLIDEHYRQNDFYLSGALAYNLTSDWKISYSSDADISNLQSDVYKYAFPTRTSLFNVIATDLNIGKWRLQANLLNTYIHDEVKSGPAAASRSAFTPAVIATYKPFTSQNLLLRAYYKSTFRNTTFAEQYYYAIVPRSLKPEYTDQYNIGAAYTKSLTGIFDYINISADAYYNHVKDKISYIPTRSPETPSVVNLGRVDIKGLDVILKSGFKPFYNWKGLLSVAYTYQQALDVTNPTDLYYLEQIPYTPKHTLALNAGLTHKQFGIYYNEIFSSSRYQNSNNVPEYYLPRYSVSDASFVYNFLAGLKPVAASFEVNNLFNKSYAVISSYPMPGRSYRLTFQITI, translated from the coding sequence ATGAAAAAACGCTTACCTGTATTTTTTTACAAACAACGCTTACCTATAAAAGGGGGTTGTTTGTTATTGGTAGTTACCCAGGTAGCGTTAGGCAGCAAGGCTTTGGCCCAATCAGATACCACAAAGAAACTTAATGAGGTTAAAGTGTCATCGTCGGCTATTCCTCAAATTCAGAGCTCGGCCCCTGCGCAATCCATATCCACAAACGATTTTAAACGAACCGCATCATTTAATGTGGCTGATGCCATCCGGAATTTCGCCGGTGTTAATATTTCGGATTACGGTGGCATCGGTGGCTTGAAGACTGTTTCGGTACGTAGTCTTGGTGCCGATAATACGGCAGTTTTGTACAACGGGGTGCAGCTTAATGATGCGCAGAATGGTCAAATCGATCTGAGTAAGTTCAACCTGAACAATGTTGAAGAAATTGTTTTATACAACGCCCAGCCAACTGATATTTTGCAAACGGCCCGTGCTTATGCTTCGGCCAATGTACTTGCTATTAGGACTATCCATCCGGTATTAGATGCACGGAAGCCTTATAATATTATAGCCGGAATTAAAGGCGGTTCATTCGGATTGGTGAACCCTTATTTGCAGTGGCAGCAGAGGCTCAGCAAATATTGGTCATTCGTTATAAACAGTTCCGTTCAGGAAGCTAACGGGAGATATAAATATCGAGAGGCCGGCGATGGCTCTGATACCCTGGCAACCCGCAAGAACGGCGATGTGCACGTTCAGCAGGCAGACGGGGGCTTATACTGGGCAAAATCGGATAGCGATAAATTTAATCTTCAATTTAATTTTTATAATTCAAAGCGGGGATTACCCGGGCCGGTTGTTTATTACGCGGCTCCTACCAACCAAAGGCTGCAAAACCGCGACTTTTTTATCCAGTCGGGTTATTTGCATAAGGCGGTTAGTGGTTTGCAGTTATTGATTAATGCAAAATACGCGCATAGCTATGTACGGTATCTTGATACAGGTGTCTACAATAACAGTGGCTTAATTGACGAGCATTATCGCCAAAACGATTTTTATTTGTCGGGAGCATTAGCATACAATCTAACGTCTGATTGGAAAATCTCTTATTCTTCAGATGCTGATATCAGCAACCTGCAATCTGATGTTTATAAATATGCTTTCCCAACCCGTACAAGTTTATTCAATGTTATAGCCACAGATTTGAATATAGGGAAATGGCGTTTGCAAGCTAATTTGCTGAATACGTATATACATGACGAGGTTAAAAGCGGACCAGCGGCGGCGTCACGGTCGGCATTTACTCCCGCGGTTATCGCTACATATAAACCATTTACAAGTCAAAACCTGCTTTTAAGGGCTTATTACAAGAGTACCTTCCGCAATACCACTTTTGCTGAGCAATATTATTATGCCATTGTACCACGATCTCTAAAGCCGGAATACACAGATCAGTATAATATTGGTGCAGCTTATACCAAAAGCCTAACAGGTATTTTTGATTATATCAACATTAGCGCCGATGCTTATTATAATCATGTAAAAGACAAGATCTCCTACATCCCGACAAGATCGCCGGAAACACCTTCGGTTGTTAACTTAGGTAGAGTAGATATTAAAGGACTTGACGTTATCTTAAAAAGTGGATTTAAGCCTTTTTACAATTGGAAAGGTTTGTTAAGTGTTGCTTATACCTATCAACAGGCGCTTGATGTAACCAATCCAACAGATTTATACTATCTGGAACAGATTCCATATACCCCAAAACATACCCTGGCGTTAAATGCCGGACTCACGCATAAGCAGTTTGGGATATATTATAATGAGATTTTTTCGTCATCAAGATACCAGAACAGCAATAACGTCCCCGAATACTATCTGCCCAGGTATTCGGTAAGCGATGCCTCATTTGTGTATAATTTCCTGGCGGGATTAAAGCCGGTTGCAGCATCTTTTGAAGTAAACAACCTATTTAATAAAAGCTATGCTGTGATAAGCAGCTACCCAATGCCCGGCAGATCATACCGATTAACATTTCAAATTACTATTTAA
- a CDS encoding SRPBCC family protein, with amino-acid sequence MATTIVKYTDNYPVLYGDDRINLNWPERFTSIAGGMKLGFSGFKNIFKNPLASIVKIGAGGYLLNRGITGHCELYKRIGKLSTNPINVNIRSSFTVNKPREKVYQFWRKLDNLPLFMKHLESVEVIDSKYSHWTLKLPKNVATVSWHAEIVHDEPNEMIGWSSLSDSTINNAGKVRFQDTIDGQGTIVDVVISYQPPAGGVGAGIAKILNPVFKNMVDKDIQNFKQYMDINNDPEEFVNVIIVE; translated from the coding sequence ATGGCAACTACGATAGTAAAATATACCGACAATTATCCCGTACTCTACGGCGATGACCGCATAAACCTGAACTGGCCGGAGCGTTTTACCTCCATAGCCGGTGGAATGAAGCTTGGTTTTTCGGGCTTTAAAAACATCTTTAAAAATCCGCTTGCAAGCATCGTAAAGATTGGAGCGGGTGGATACCTTTTAAACCGTGGCATTACCGGTCATTGCGAACTTTATAAACGTATTGGCAAACTATCAACCAATCCAATAAACGTTAATATCCGGTCGTCATTTACAGTCAATAAACCGAGGGAAAAGGTTTATCAATTTTGGCGCAAACTGGATAATTTACCGCTTTTCATGAAACACCTGGAAAGCGTGGAAGTAATTGATTCAAAATATTCACATTGGACACTCAAATTACCAAAAAATGTGGCTACAGTTAGCTGGCATGCCGAAATTGTGCATGATGAGCCTAACGAAATGATTGGATGGAGCTCACTTTCCGATTCCACGATCAATAACGCAGGTAAGGTTCGCTTTCAGGATACTATAGATGGTCAGGGAACCATTGTCGATGTTGTCATCAGCTATCAGCCGCCTGCTGGTGGTGTAGGCGCGGGCATAGCTAAAATACTAAACCCTGTATTCAAAAATATGGTTGATAAGGATATTCAGAATTTTAAGCAGTATATGGATATCAACAATGATCCCGAAGAATTTGTAAATGTTATTATTGTTGAATAG
- a CDS encoding MFS transporter: MEAGSSIKNRTSSIALEIAGFVKFTFIGYFTIGLSLGVLPVFIHNQFGYNAMMAGVVISLQYLSTFLFRGYAGNIIDKKGPKTAVLSGTAGFAISGLFLFVAFLFKDHRELCLGLIALTRLVTGFAEGLIGSSPINWSINTVGEQNTAKAISYNGIASYGGLAIGAPVGILLDNNYGIAGISIVVFILGIGGYLLAKRKADALIKSSEQRKSFVSVLKTVAPYGICLTLAALGFGTISTFITLYYAYLNWTNAVLCLSVFSVFFILGRLIFAGAIDNYGGLKTSVACIALESVGLMVLWLANMPEVALIGAGITGLGFSLVFPALGVEAVKLVPGSNKGAALGAYGLFLDISLGLTGPLVGGVASHFGMLYIFPFSMGMVLLGLLLCLVIGWKLKSFRA; the protein is encoded by the coding sequence ATGGAAGCAGGGTCAAGCATAAAAAACCGAACGTCATCAATCGCATTAGAAATAGCCGGGTTTGTTAAGTTTACGTTTATCGGATATTTTACGATTGGATTAAGTCTTGGAGTGCTTCCGGTTTTTATACACAATCAGTTTGGCTATAATGCTATGATGGCTGGTGTGGTTATCAGCCTGCAATACCTGAGCACCTTTTTATTCAGGGGCTACGCCGGGAATATCATTGATAAAAAGGGCCCAAAAACGGCTGTGCTTTCCGGGACGGCAGGCTTCGCAATTAGTGGCCTGTTTTTGTTTGTCGCCTTTTTATTTAAAGATCATCGCGAACTATGCTTAGGGTTAATAGCACTTACACGACTTGTGACAGGCTTTGCAGAAGGGTTAATAGGCTCAAGCCCGATAAACTGGAGTATCAACACAGTTGGCGAACAAAATACTGCAAAGGCGATATCTTATAATGGTATTGCGAGTTACGGAGGGCTTGCAATAGGTGCTCCCGTAGGCATATTGCTTGATAATAACTACGGCATCGCTGGTATCAGCATTGTAGTTTTTATACTTGGAATTGGCGGTTATTTATTGGCCAAAAGAAAGGCCGATGCATTGATCAAAAGTTCCGAGCAACGGAAATCATTCGTTTCGGTACTTAAAACTGTTGCGCCCTACGGCATCTGTCTAACCCTTGCTGCTTTGGGTTTCGGTACTATTTCCACGTTTATAACGCTCTATTACGCCTATCTTAACTGGACTAACGCGGTGCTTTGTCTTTCGGTATTCAGCGTTTTCTTTATCCTTGGCCGTTTAATATTTGCCGGAGCAATTGATAATTACGGAGGTTTAAAAACATCCGTAGCGTGTATAGCATTGGAGTCGGTAGGGCTAATGGTACTTTGGCTGGCCAATATGCCTGAAGTTGCGCTGATAGGCGCGGGCATAACTGGCTTGGGCTTTTCACTGGTTTTTCCGGCGCTGGGAGTGGAGGCTGTAAAATTAGTGCCAGGCTCAAACAAAGGAGCTGCGTTGGGCGCCTACGGTTTGTTCCTGGATATTTCGCTTGGTCTTACCGGGCCTTTAGTAGGTGGTGTGGCAAGTCACTTCGGGATGTTGTATATTTTTCCGTTTAGTATGGGTATGGTGCTGTTAGGTCTCCTGCTATGTTTAGTAATTGGCTGGAAGTTAAAAAGCTTTCGGGCCTAA
- a CDS encoding serine hydrolase, which produces MKRFFFLLLLMQAFCSFAQQPDTVFLKSLLNNHPELFSGILNHGTQNEVQIIYTRIDRDKNNIPHFTTYSYRLNPHHYFYPASTVKLPTAIFALEKLNELKAKGLNRKSVMITDSSFAGQTKVKVDTSSSTGLPSIENYIKKILLVSDNDAYNRLYEFVGRAEINQKLKKYRLNNTRIVGRLAIGDAGESTRHTNPIDFFHHDKLVYHKPGLYDALNYPMQLENMLQGKAYLDSSDRLVNKPLDFSEKNVYSLADQQMVLKRLLFPETFPKAQQFNLTADDYHFLYRYMSTLPTENLKPTYHRPEYFPAFCKFLFYGGDSTAVINPDIRIFNKVGDSYGYDIDNAYIVDFKNKVEFLLSAVVQSNEDGILNDNKYEYATVCLPFLKNLGQVIYQYELKRPKKHLPDLTKLKFSYSNKQ; this is translated from the coding sequence ATGAAACGTTTCTTCTTTTTACTACTGCTGATGCAGGCTTTTTGCAGCTTTGCCCAACAGCCCGATACCGTTTTTCTAAAAAGCTTGCTAAACAATCATCCCGAGTTATTTTCTGGTATATTAAATCATGGTACGCAAAACGAAGTACAAATTATATATACCCGGATAGACAGGGACAAAAACAATATCCCACACTTTACAACGTATAGCTATCGCCTTAATCCTCATCACTATTTTTACCCCGCCAGCACCGTAAAACTGCCTACAGCCATATTTGCCCTTGAAAAGTTAAATGAGTTAAAAGCAAAAGGTTTAAACCGCAAATCGGTCATGATCACCGATAGTTCATTTGCTGGTCAAACTAAAGTTAAGGTGGATACGTCGTCTTCAACCGGTTTACCCAGTATCGAAAATTATATCAAAAAGATCTTGCTGGTAAGCGATAATGACGCTTATAACCGGCTTTATGAATTTGTTGGCCGGGCAGAGATCAACCAAAAGCTCAAGAAATACAGGCTGAACAATACCCGCATTGTGGGCCGCCTCGCCATTGGCGACGCGGGTGAAAGTACAAGGCACACCAATCCCATAGATTTTTTTCATCACGATAAACTGGTTTATCACAAGCCCGGGCTTTATGATGCTTTAAACTATCCCATGCAATTGGAAAATATGCTGCAGGGCAAAGCTTATTTAGATAGCAGTGACCGGCTGGTTAATAAACCACTTGACTTTTCCGAAAAGAACGTTTATTCCCTTGCCGATCAACAGATGGTTCTTAAACGGCTGCTGTTTCCGGAAACTTTTCCAAAAGCACAACAATTTAATTTAACCGCAGATGATTATCACTTCCTCTATCGCTATATGAGCACCCTCCCCACCGAAAATTTAAAACCTACCTATCATCGGCCCGAATACTTTCCGGCATTTTGTAAGTTTCTATTTTATGGAGGCGATAGTACGGCTGTAATAAATCCGGATATCAGGATCTTTAATAAAGTTGGCGACAGCTATGGTTATGATATTGACAACGCCTATATAGTCGACTTTAAAAACAAGGTGGAGTTTCTGCTCAGCGCGGTTGTGCAGTCAAACGAAGATGGTATATTGAATGATAATAAATATGAGTATGCAACGGTTTGCCTGCCTTTCCTGAAAAACCTTGGACAAGTCATATATCAATATGAATTAAAGCGCCCCAAAAAGCATTTACCCGATTTAACTAAACTTAAATTCAGCTATAGCAATAAGCAATAA
- a CDS encoding sensor histidine kinase: MNVLSRKILLAFLAFTIILVIAALFVRDKIAERLAHTAQVSHLMDLNNSRPQQALLLLHQAEDLFQSSLVDGDPAKSKAYQAKLSLAFAEIDTLLNMQHDTAKLNPEQRKQLHAWHDQKIKLSADLLSARHDFDSLLTTSSDLDLATAQNKLAVKSSQKVQNSTDTINQQGKLKRKGFFARIKEAIKNKNAYAGGSGGVVINHRTRIYVDSVTQKLRTKDKSNYLNKLKQLQQSNSKLQETQRQLIALNMRITHKMEQLISTIKDINYSLTDAFKGLAFNSYLETTSLLNKLYLSALLLLLAFAVLLIVFVIKLGQSEDLLLKENERAVMIARQKMDLLLHMSHEIRNPLTSINGFLYIFSRTTLTPKQSEMLGTVRASSDLLLQTLNDTLDAAKMEGSELKIHNDPFCPDKTLKEVIESMAFSADKKQLQLSYDFQGDPEAEVLGDSFRLKQIIVNLVSNAIKYTETGNVKINATLKLTGGKGGLTVNIIDTGAGISQEQQVNLFSKYYQTNSAKGNTGTGLGLYICKQLIELQKGSISVKSDAGKGSTFSFEIPYEKYEID; the protein is encoded by the coding sequence ATGAACGTTTTATCAAGGAAGATACTGCTTGCTTTTTTAGCCTTCACCATAATCTTAGTTATTGCGGCTCTTTTTGTAAGGGACAAGATTGCCGAAAGACTGGCCCATACGGCCCAGGTATCGCACCTCATGGATCTTAATAACTCCAGACCGCAACAGGCCCTTTTACTACTTCACCAGGCCGAGGATTTGTTTCAATCATCACTGGTAGATGGCGACCCGGCTAAAAGTAAAGCATATCAGGCGAAGCTTTCATTAGCTTTTGCCGAAATTGATACGCTATTAAATATGCAGCATGATACTGCAAAACTAAATCCGGAGCAGCGTAAACAACTTCACGCATGGCACGATCAAAAAATAAAACTATCTGCCGATCTGCTTTCCGCCCGGCACGATTTTGATTCCCTTTTAACAACCTCTTCTGATCTCGATCTTGCAACCGCTCAAAATAAGCTTGCCGTTAAGAGCAGCCAAAAAGTTCAAAACAGCACGGATACTATTAACCAGCAAGGAAAACTGAAAAGAAAAGGATTTTTTGCCAGGATAAAAGAGGCTATAAAAAACAAAAACGCTTATGCAGGCGGATCCGGAGGTGTTGTTATCAATCACCGTACACGGATTTATGTTGACTCGGTTACCCAAAAGCTTCGTACTAAAGATAAATCAAACTATCTGAATAAGCTGAAGCAATTACAACAAAGCAACTCTAAATTGCAGGAAACACAAAGGCAGCTTATTGCCCTTAACATGCGCATCACGCACAAAATGGAGCAGTTGATCAGTACCATTAAGGATATCAACTATAGCTTAACCGACGCCTTTAAAGGCCTGGCTTTTAACAGCTACCTGGAAACAACAAGCTTACTGAACAAACTTTACCTGAGCGCGCTTTTGTTATTGCTGGCTTTTGCCGTACTACTGATTGTATTTGTTATTAAACTGGGCCAATCTGAAGATCTTTTATTGAAAGAAAACGAACGTGCTGTAATGATAGCGCGCCAAAAAATGGATCTCCTGCTACATATGAGCCATGAAATCCGCAATCCGCTTACTTCTATCAATGGCTTCCTTTATATTTTCAGCAGAACCACGCTTACGCCAAAACAATCGGAAATGCTGGGTACTGTGCGGGCATCATCCGACTTGTTGCTGCAAACCCTTAATGATACGCTTGACGCCGCTAAAATGGAAGGCAGTGAATTGAAAATCCATAACGATCCTTTTTGCCCGGATAAAACATTGAAGGAAGTAATTGAAAGTATGGCATTCAGCGCAGACAAAAAGCAACTGCAATTAAGCTATGATTTCCAGGGTGACCCGGAAGCCGAAGTTTTAGGCGATAGTTTCAGGCTTAAACAGATCATCGTGAACCTTGTAAGCAATGCTATTAAATACACTGAAACAGGTAACGTTAAAATTAATGCTACGCTTAAATTGACTGGTGGTAAAGGCGGGTTAACTGTTAATATTATTGATACAGGAGCCGGTATCAGCCAGGAACAGCAGGTTAACCTGTTTTCAAAATACTATCAAACAAATTCGGCAAAAGGTAATACAGGCACCGGTCTTGGTTTGTATATCTGCAAGCAATTGATCGAACTGCAAAAAGGAAGTATCAGCGTAAAGAGCGACGCCGGCAAAGGAAGTACATTTAGCTTTGAGATTCCCTATGAAAAGTATGAAATTGATTAA